A region from the Halobacillus mangrovi genome encodes:
- a CDS encoding helix-turn-helix domain-containing protein, with protein MTVGDNIRKYREAQNISKEDLALKARLGVTTLESYESNERVPELDTILKISTVLDIPASELMEFEDENDTNIDYELEKLIQEIGVKSSKLILKKARDFSEQDVLKAMNLLYELNQQKK; from the coding sequence ATGACTGTTGGAGATAATATTAGAAAATATCGAGAGGCACAAAACATCTCTAAAGAGGATTTAGCCTTGAAGGCACGATTAGGAGTAACGACTCTAGAGAGCTATGAATCCAACGAACGCGTACCTGAGCTTGATACGATATTGAAAATATCCACTGTACTGGATATTCCTGCATCTGAACTGATGGAGTTCGAAGATGAAAATGATACAAACATCGACTATGAATTAGAGAAATTAATTCAGGAGATCGGAGTAAAAAGCTCAAAATTGATTCTGAAAAAAGCGCGAGACTTCTCTGAACAAGACGTTTTAAAAGCAATGAATCTACTATATGAATTAAATCAGCAAAAAAAATAA
- the yugI gene encoding S1 domain-containing post-transcriptional regulator GSP13, with amino-acid sequence MSEKFQEGQVLEGKVTGIQPYGAFVALDDQVQGLVHISEVTHGFVKDINEHLSEGDEVQVKILNIDEEKNKYSLSIRATQEAPKQRPRKQAAAPKQQEDAQAGFNTLKDKLEDWIKQSDDREKFRK; translated from the coding sequence ATGTCAGAGAAGTTTCAAGAAGGTCAAGTATTAGAAGGTAAAGTCACTGGAATTCAACCTTATGGTGCTTTCGTAGCCCTTGATGATCAAGTTCAAGGTTTAGTTCACATTTCAGAGGTGACTCACGGATTTGTAAAAGATATTAACGAACATCTTTCAGAAGGTGATGAAGTTCAGGTTAAAATTTTAAACATTGATGAAGAGAAAAATAAATATTCTCTTTCTATCCGTGCGACACAAGAGGCACCAAAGCAGCGCCCTCGTAAACAAGCTGCTGCACCTAAGCAGCAAGAAGATGCTCAAGCAGGGTTCAACACACTAAAAGATAAACTAGAAGACTGGATCAAACAGTCTGACGATCGCGAAAAATTTCGCAAATAA
- a CDS encoding DUF378 domain-containing protein produces the protein MSWFQRVALLLVIIGAINWGLIGLFQYDLVAGLFGGGEQSGAFARVIYTLVGISGLIAISLYFSPAAEYSDTTAESAE, from the coding sequence ATGAGTTGGTTTCAACGTGTAGCCCTATTGTTAGTCATCATTGGTGCCATTAACTGGGGATTAATCGGATTGTTCCAGTATGATCTTGTTGCCGGTCTATTTGGAGGCGGAGAACAAAGTGGAGCATTCGCACGTGTCATCTATACACTTGTTGGCATTAGTGGACTTATTGCCATTTCCCTTTACTTCTCCCCGGCTGCCGAATATAGTGACACAACTGCAGAATCTGCTGAATAG
- a CDS encoding iron-containing alcohol dehydrogenase, whose amino-acid sequence METFTYYNPTKLIFGKDQVTQLPDQLPAGTKKVLLVYGGGSIKKNGVYDQVMDQLNKAEVQVHELSGVEPNPKLTTVYKGVEICKNEDIDFLLAVGGGSVIDCTKTIAAGAKYDGDAWDLVTRQGTPEDAIPFGTVLTLAATGSEMNAGSVITNWETNEKYGWGAPPFTNPKFSILDPANTASVPRNQTIYGIVDMMTHLFEQYFHTPTQSPVQDEMIEGVLRTIIDTAPKLLDDLESYEYRETILYAGTIALNGMLQMGYRGDWASHNIEHAVSAVYDIPHAGGLAILFPNWMKHNLKVRPERFAQLATNVFGVNAEGKSEQQVAEEGIEALRSFWTSLGAPETLRDYEITDEKFDVIVDRAMKRGPFGNFNKLEAEDVEKILELSK is encoded by the coding sequence ATGGAAACATTCACTTATTACAATCCGACAAAGCTGATCTTTGGTAAGGATCAAGTTACACAACTGCCAGATCAATTGCCTGCTGGTACCAAAAAGGTATTGCTTGTTTATGGCGGTGGCAGTATTAAAAAGAATGGTGTATATGATCAAGTCATGGATCAATTAAATAAAGCGGAAGTTCAAGTCCATGAGCTTTCAGGAGTTGAACCAAACCCAAAACTCACCACTGTTTATAAGGGTGTTGAGATTTGCAAGAATGAAGATATTGACTTTTTGCTTGCGGTAGGAGGCGGCAGTGTCATTGATTGCACAAAAACTATTGCCGCTGGAGCAAAATACGATGGTGACGCTTGGGACCTTGTGACAAGACAAGGGACTCCTGAGGACGCGATTCCATTTGGAACGGTTCTGACTCTCGCTGCAACAGGTTCTGAGATGAACGCAGGTTCTGTGATCACGAATTGGGAAACGAATGAAAAGTATGGATGGGGAGCTCCTCCTTTTACCAATCCAAAGTTTTCGATTCTAGACCCTGCCAATACAGCTTCAGTACCGCGAAATCAGACGATCTATGGAATTGTTGATATGATGACTCACTTGTTTGAGCAGTATTTCCATACACCGACGCAATCGCCTGTACAGGATGAGATGATTGAAGGCGTATTGAGAACCATCATTGATACAGCACCGAAACTCCTTGACGATCTAGAGTCTTATGAGTATAGAGAAACCATTCTTTATGCTGGTACAATCGCCCTAAATGGAATGTTGCAAATGGGATACCGTGGAGATTGGGCAAGTCACAATATTGAACATGCCGTTTCTGCCGTATATGATATTCCTCACGCAGGCGGTTTGGCTATCTTATTTCCGAACTGGATGAAGCACAATTTGAAGGTAAGGCCTGAGCGTTTTGCTCAGCTTGCTACAAACGTATTCGGAGTAAATGCAGAAGGTAAGTCTGAACAGCAAGTAGCAGAAGAAGGCATTGAAGCGCTTCGTTCCTTCTGGACTTCTCTAGGCGCTCCTGAAACACTTCGTGATTATGAGATTACGGATGAAAAATTTGATGTTATCGTAGATCGTGCTATGAAGCGCGGGCCATTTGGTAACTTCAACAAATTGGAAGCAGAAGACGTTGAGAAAATCTTAGAACTATCCAAATAA
- a CDS encoding glucose-6-phosphate isomerase: MTHVRFDYAKALPFFGEHELDYMQGAVSLAHEALHEKKGAGNDFLGWLDLPEDYDKEEFSRIQQSAEKIKSDSDVLLVIGIGGSYLGARAALEMLNHSFYNELSSDARKTPQVFFVGNSISAPYMNELFDVLKGKDVSINVISKSGTTTEPAIAFRIFRKFLEDKYGVEEARKRIYATTDKNKGALKTLADEQGYESFVVPDDVGGRYSVLTAVGLLPIAASGINIDEMMKGAQAARKELSSDQLSDNPAYQYAAVRNVLYNKGKTIEMLVNYEPSLQYFAEWWKQLFGESEGKDQKGIFPSSANFSTDLHSLGQYIQDGRKDIFETVMHVESPASDITIEEDEQNLDGLNYLAGKTVDQVNEKAYQGTMLAHTDGDVPNLIVHLPKRDAYTFGYLVYFFEKACAISGYLLGVNPFDQPGVEAYKKNMFALLGKPGFEEEKEKLEKRL, from the coding sequence ATGACACATGTTCGTTTTGACTATGCAAAGGCGTTACCATTTTTTGGTGAGCACGAACTTGATTATATGCAAGGTGCTGTTTCCTTAGCACACGAAGCTTTACATGAGAAAAAGGGAGCAGGGAACGATTTCTTAGGATGGCTTGATCTTCCAGAAGATTATGATAAAGAAGAGTTCTCTCGTATTCAACAGTCTGCTGAAAAAATTAAATCAGATTCTGATGTCTTACTTGTAATCGGAATTGGAGGTTCATACTTAGGTGCACGTGCTGCTCTGGAAATGCTGAACCACAGTTTCTACAATGAGCTTTCCAGTGATGCTCGTAAAACTCCGCAAGTTTTCTTTGTGGGAAACAGCATCAGCGCTCCTTACATGAATGAGCTTTTTGATGTACTTAAAGGAAAAGACGTATCCATCAATGTTATTTCTAAGAGTGGAACAACGACAGAACCAGCAATCGCCTTCCGTATCTTCCGTAAATTCCTTGAGGATAAATATGGGGTAGAAGAAGCGCGTAAACGTATCTATGCAACTACAGATAAAAACAAAGGTGCTTTGAAGACTCTTGCGGATGAGCAAGGTTACGAATCTTTTGTGGTCCCAGATGACGTAGGGGGACGTTATTCCGTATTGACTGCTGTTGGTTTGCTTCCGATCGCAGCAAGTGGAATTAATATCGATGAAATGATGAAAGGGGCTCAAGCTGCTCGTAAAGAGTTAAGCTCTGATCAGCTTTCAGATAACCCTGCTTATCAATATGCAGCGGTTCGTAATGTCCTTTACAACAAAGGGAAAACAATTGAAATGCTTGTCAACTATGAGCCGTCTCTTCAATACTTTGCAGAGTGGTGGAAGCAGTTGTTTGGTGAAAGTGAAGGTAAAGACCAGAAAGGAATTTTCCCTTCATCAGCCAATTTTTCAACTGACTTACACTCTCTTGGCCAGTATATCCAAGACGGTCGTAAAGATATTTTTGAGACAGTAATGCACGTGGAATCACCAGCATCTGATATTACGATAGAAGAAGACGAACAAAACCTTGATGGTTTAAATTATCTTGCTGGAAAAACGGTTGATCAGGTTAACGAAAAAGCCTACCAAGGTACGATGCTTGCTCATACAGATGGAGACGTTCCGAACTTAATTGTTCATTTGCCTAAGCGTGATGCCTACACCTTCGGTTATCTTGTGTACTTCTTTGAGAAGGCTTGCGCAATCAGTGGATATTTGCTTGGAGTAAACCCATTTGATCAGCCTGGTGTAGAAGCTTACAAGAAAAACATGTTCGCACTTCTTGGAAAACCAGGATTCGAAGAAGAAAAAGAAAAGTTAGAAAAACGTCTATAA
- a CDS encoding YugN-like family protein: MIPLSSSITNEVYTFNDVESELKPLGFKLSDNWDYEHGYFDYKIDDRVGYQFLRLPFQVTSGSLDAPSDYATIQMKEPFLLSHKYNPGLDDNVKEGNFRAIFDQFQEPVDKDASFPEEHVSTGREVLAQVEQALMTKR; the protein is encoded by the coding sequence GTGATACCTTTATCTTCTTCCATTACAAATGAAGTGTATACGTTCAATGATGTAGAAAGCGAACTAAAACCTTTAGGATTCAAACTTTCGGATAACTGGGATTACGAACATGGATATTTTGACTATAAAATTGATGATCGAGTAGGTTATCAATTCTTAAGGCTTCCATTTCAAGTTACTTCAGGATCGTTGGATGCTCCGAGTGATTATGCCACTATTCAAATGAAAGAGCCCTTTCTGTTGTCTCATAAATACAACCCTGGTCTTGATGATAACGTAAAGGAAGGAAATTTCCGTGCCATATTTGACCAGTTCCAGGAGCCTGTAGATAAAGATGCTTCTTTTCCAGAGGAGCACGTCAGCACAGGAAGAGAAGTTCTTGCACAAGTGGAACAAGCCTTAATGACGAAGCGGTGA
- a CDS encoding potassium channel family protein, protein MQYWIRLYFQIPLFLRLLGTVMIMMTLFGGIIHILEPKSFPSLFDGIWWAFVTGATVGYGDYVPLSPAGKITAILLILTGGGLVTFYMATLSASTVKHEQALSKGEVDFRGSDHLVIIGWNERTRQLIDMIGSQDSPERIVLIDRSMNQFYQRLSNLHFVKGDATEESILEKANVRQARMAVVTADPSKKEEQSDQSVIHQVVALKGHHPDLFIIAEVLTDRQRINAGRAGADTVIRSNDFMSSLFYHELYRNDPIQPFEMLLDLLTARQFHEEKVPEQFEGEPLMKALEYFLKESCQIIGIKKGENVSFDLHAETKLEKGDYLIVFSPLRH, encoded by the coding sequence ATGCAGTATTGGATTCGCCTGTATTTTCAAATCCCGCTTTTTCTCAGGCTTCTAGGCACGGTCATGATCATGATGACCCTGTTCGGAGGCATCATCCATATATTAGAGCCCAAAAGCTTCCCCTCGCTTTTTGATGGCATCTGGTGGGCTTTCGTGACCGGAGCTACCGTAGGATACGGAGATTACGTTCCGCTAAGTCCAGCTGGAAAAATTACCGCTATCCTCTTAATCCTTACCGGAGGAGGATTGGTCACTTTTTATATGGCTACCCTGTCAGCATCTACAGTCAAACACGAACAAGCCTTATCTAAAGGGGAAGTAGATTTTCGAGGAAGCGATCATCTCGTCATTATTGGCTGGAACGAACGGACACGTCAGTTGATTGATATGATCGGCAGCCAGGATTCTCCAGAACGGATAGTATTGATCGACAGGTCTATGAATCAATTTTATCAGCGCTTATCCAACTTGCATTTTGTTAAAGGTGATGCGACAGAGGAATCGATTCTTGAAAAAGCAAATGTACGTCAAGCAAGAATGGCTGTTGTCACCGCTGATCCATCTAAGAAAGAAGAACAGTCGGATCAATCCGTCATACACCAAGTCGTCGCTCTTAAAGGGCATCACCCTGACTTATTCATCATTGCTGAAGTTCTGACGGACAGACAAAGAATTAACGCAGGGAGAGCTGGAGCTGACACAGTTATCAGGTCTAACGATTTTATGAGCAGCCTTTTTTACCATGAACTTTATCGTAATGATCCTATCCAGCCATTTGAAATGCTTCTTGATTTATTGACAGCAAGGCAATTTCATGAAGAGAAAGTACCTGAGCAATTTGAAGGAGAACCTTTGATGAAAGCATTGGAATACTTCCTAAAAGAAAGCTGTCAGATTATCGGAATTAAAAAAGGAGAAAATGTCTCCTTTGATTTACATGCTGAAACCAAGTTAGAGAAGGGTGATTACCTGATTGTCTTTTCACCGCTTCGTCATTAA
- a CDS encoding thioredoxin family protein, with translation MNLDEWFQKGWTAQEYVDSMNQHQENLVYIYEHFKVNPEDYPLFERLQKKNMRAIILTEDWCGDAMLNIPIFLRLAEAGHIQTRFLLRDENLELMDQYLTNGSSRSIPKIIFLHPNGKEIGTWGPRAEKVQQFIDHAVQNLPDQYSNDFEEKRNEMLKFVTKAYRDNRDFWSFVYEDMKITLQ, from the coding sequence ATGAACTTAGACGAATGGTTCCAAAAAGGGTGGACTGCTCAGGAGTATGTTGATTCTATGAACCAACATCAAGAAAACCTGGTCTATATATATGAACATTTCAAAGTTAACCCGGAAGACTATCCCTTGTTTGAACGACTGCAAAAGAAAAACATGCGTGCCATTATCCTCACCGAGGACTGGTGCGGAGATGCTATGCTGAATATCCCAATCTTTTTGAGACTGGCTGAAGCTGGACATATCCAAACAAGGTTTCTGCTCAGAGATGAAAACTTAGAACTAATGGACCAATATTTAACGAACGGTTCCTCCCGATCGATTCCTAAAATCATTTTTCTTCATCCTAACGGTAAAGAAATTGGGACATGGGGACCACGAGCAGAAAAAGTTCAGCAATTTATAGACCACGCAGTGCAAAATCTGCCGGATCAATATTCTAATGATTTTGAAGAAAAACGTAATGAAATGCTAAAGTTTGTAACAAAAGCTTATCGTGATAATCGAGATTTCTGGTCTTTCGTATACGAAGACATGAAAATCACTCTACAATAA
- a CDS encoding M20/M25/M40 family metallo-hydrolase: MNQERLNFLLELLQTPSPSSMEMEIQKRWIKEMNSFADEIRTDYAGNAIAVLNPEADFKVLLAGHCDEIALVVNRIDEEGFLHFDKMGGINPKAAVGMKVTVLGYGKALTGVIGVNAQHHGGLKGDFGLEELFIDCGAKSKQEIEEFVQIGDLAVYKREPEVMMDRYISGRGLDNRTGQFIVGEVLRKLSEKNLNVGVYAASTVNEETNMGGAFFAAAGIEPTMAIACDVTFATDYPGVNKRKHGDVRLEGGPVLAKGAPINRKINQLLENTAKSLTMDVQYELTPRMTGTDADKMRLTGKGVPVSLVSLPLRYMHSPVETVSIKDIEQEIDLLVEMIANMKGEESLNPLDD, encoded by the coding sequence ATGAATCAGGAACGATTAAACTTTTTACTTGAATTGTTACAAACACCTTCACCATCCAGTATGGAAATGGAGATTCAGAAGCGTTGGATTAAAGAGATGAATTCTTTTGCAGATGAAATCAGAACGGACTATGCTGGAAACGCTATTGCTGTTCTCAACCCTGAAGCAGACTTTAAGGTATTGCTCGCAGGTCACTGTGATGAAATAGCCCTTGTTGTCAACCGAATTGATGAAGAAGGTTTTCTTCATTTTGACAAGATGGGCGGGATCAATCCAAAAGCAGCTGTCGGGATGAAAGTGACGGTACTTGGATATGGAAAAGCTTTGACAGGTGTGATTGGTGTCAATGCTCAACACCATGGGGGCTTAAAAGGAGATTTTGGTTTAGAAGAGCTATTCATTGACTGTGGGGCAAAGTCCAAACAGGAAATAGAGGAATTTGTTCAAATTGGAGATCTTGCTGTTTATAAACGTGAGCCAGAAGTCATGATGGATCGCTACATATCAGGTAGAGGGCTCGATAACCGTACAGGTCAGTTTATCGTTGGTGAAGTACTTCGTAAACTATCTGAGAAAAATTTGAATGTAGGCGTTTACGCTGCAAGCACTGTAAATGAAGAAACAAATATGGGAGGTGCTTTTTTCGCAGCAGCTGGAATTGAACCAACGATGGCGATTGCTTGTGATGTGACTTTTGCGACCGATTATCCTGGAGTGAATAAGCGTAAGCATGGCGATGTAAGACTAGAGGGAGGTCCTGTATTAGCAAAAGGTGCACCAATTAATCGAAAAATTAATCAGTTGCTTGAAAACACCGCGAAATCACTTACGATGGATGTTCAGTATGAGTTAACACCTCGGATGACGGGAACCGATGCAGATAAAATGCGTCTAACTGGTAAAGGCGTCCCGGTAAGTTTGGTTTCCTTACCGCTAAGATACATGCACTCTCCTGTAGAGACGGTGAGTATAAAAGACATCGAGCAGGAAATCGATCTTCTCGTTGAGATGATTGCGAATATGAAAGGAGAAGAAAGCTTAAATCCGTTGGATGATTAA
- a CDS encoding ECF transporter S component gives MMNPHTGQSSKLLKLIILALLGSISMVLMFLNFPLPMLPQYLKVDFSEVPALIAAILFTPMAGVVVEGLKNTLYLIYTGAADPVGVVANFAAGTLFVVPVAMIYHKFKSTKSLVSGLVTSSVIMAIGMSVLNYFLILPAYSWFMGWETMSANVKWVTIMAGILPFNVIKGIVIGALFVPLFVKMKPWLEQKKVRSSSAA, from the coding sequence ATGATGAACCCGCACACAGGTCAGTCATCAAAATTGTTGAAATTAATTATATTAGCTTTATTAGGGAGTATTTCAATGGTGTTAATGTTTTTGAATTTCCCATTGCCGATGCTTCCGCAATACTTGAAAGTGGACTTCAGTGAAGTGCCTGCGTTAATCGCTGCAATTCTATTCACCCCTATGGCAGGAGTCGTTGTAGAGGGATTGAAAAATACATTGTACCTGATTTACACAGGGGCCGCAGACCCCGTGGGAGTAGTCGCTAACTTTGCAGCAGGAACACTCTTTGTTGTACCGGTAGCTATGATTTACCATAAATTTAAATCTACAAAATCGCTCGTGTCTGGGTTGGTCACAAGTTCTGTCATCATGGCGATTGGTATGAGTGTTCTGAATTACTTTCTAATTCTTCCTGCCTATAGCTGGTTTATGGGATGGGAGACAATGAGTGCCAATGTTAAATGGGTCACCATTATGGCTGGAATTCTTCCATTCAATGTGATTAAAGGAATTGTCATTGGAGCTTTGTTTGTACCCTTATTTGTAAAAATGAAGCCGTGGTTAGAGCAGAAGAAAGTTCGCTCATCCTCAGCGGCTTGA
- a CDS encoding TraR/DksA C4-type zinc finger protein, producing the protein MLTKEQKDTFKKRLLEMKEEAEKDLEEYRNNRAKEDYQNDETGEISSVADHPGNLGTDQFEREKEMTFYEQAREKLMEVNDALKRMEEGKYGLSEKSGEPIPIERLEAMPTARYRVDEIEDEQ; encoded by the coding sequence ATGTTAACAAAAGAACAAAAGGATACATTCAAAAAAAGATTATTGGAAATGAAAGAAGAAGCCGAAAAGGATTTAGAAGAATACCGAAACAATCGAGCCAAAGAAGACTATCAAAATGATGAGACGGGCGAGATCAGTAGTGTGGCAGACCACCCTGGGAATTTGGGAACAGATCAATTTGAGAGAGAAAAAGAAATGACCTTTTACGAACAAGCCCGTGAAAAGCTTATGGAAGTTAATGACGCTTTAAAACGCATGGAGGAAGGAAAGTATGGGTTAAGTGAAAAATCCGGCGAACCAATTCCTATAGAGCGGTTAGAAGCAATGCCTACTGCGCGCTATCGGGTAGATGAAATAGAAGATGAACAGTAA
- a CDS encoding hotdog fold thioesterase, whose product MEKMMKNTLMETLGMEIETATPDLVQIRMPVDHRTHQPMGFLHGGASVALAESAASIGAFLNIDSNQYQIFGIEINANHIKSVRNGVVTGVATPVHIGKNTMVWEIRIENSSSELISTSRCTIGVVPLKST is encoded by the coding sequence ATGGAAAAAATGATGAAAAATACTTTGATGGAAACACTAGGAATGGAAATCGAAACAGCAACGCCTGATTTAGTACAAATTCGTATGCCAGTAGATCACCGAACACACCAGCCAATGGGCTTTTTACACGGTGGGGCAAGTGTAGCTCTAGCGGAAAGCGCTGCGAGTATCGGAGCTTTTTTGAATATTGATAGTAATCAATACCAGATCTTTGGCATCGAAATCAACGCGAATCACATTAAAAGTGTCCGCAACGGAGTTGTAACCGGTGTTGCGACACCTGTCCATATTGGTAAAAATACGATGGTTTGGGAAATCAGAATCGAAAACTCTTCCAGTGAATTGATCTCCACTTCCCGTTGTACCATCGGGGTCGTTCCTCTAAAAAGCACATAA
- a CDS encoding 1,4-dihydroxy-2-naphthoate polyprenyltransferase, producing MSSVQNQNMKASLNEREGFQVWWRLLRPHTLTAAFVPVFIGTMLAAIEQSINFWLFLAMLLASILIQAATNMFNEYYDYVRGLDTENSVGIGGTIVRDGINPRVVLSLALSFFAIAGLLGVYICLSSSWWVALVGLVSMLFGYLYTGGPYPIAYTPLGEVTAGFFMGTIIIGISYFIQTLSLTIEVVLISIPVAIFIGAILLANNIRDRVGDAENGRKTLAILFGHKGAVRFLISLFAGAYALTITFILFGFLPYWALISLFSVRKAVDAIKGFKGKSEPLEMLPAMKATAQTNTVYGLLLGISLLLQLYIPLG from the coding sequence ATGAGCTCTGTTCAAAATCAAAACATGAAAGCTTCCTTGAATGAACGTGAAGGATTTCAAGTGTGGTGGAGGCTTCTTCGTCCTCATACACTCACAGCTGCATTCGTACCTGTATTCATTGGAACAATGTTAGCCGCCATTGAACAATCCATTAACTTCTGGTTATTTTTAGCTATGTTATTGGCTTCCATCCTCATTCAAGCTGCAACAAATATGTTTAACGAATACTACGATTACGTCCGTGGACTGGACACAGAAAACTCCGTAGGGATTGGAGGCACCATTGTACGTGATGGAATAAATCCACGTGTCGTCCTATCTCTCGCCTTAAGTTTTTTTGCTATAGCAGGTTTATTAGGTGTCTATATTTGCCTATCCTCCAGCTGGTGGGTTGCTTTAGTCGGACTTGTTTCGATGCTTTTCGGCTACCTTTATACCGGCGGGCCATATCCAATCGCCTATACTCCACTTGGGGAAGTGACAGCAGGATTTTTTATGGGGACTATCATCATTGGAATCAGTTATTTCATACAGACCTTAAGCCTCACGATTGAAGTCGTCCTTATTTCTATTCCCGTCGCTATCTTTATAGGGGCCATTCTTCTGGCAAACAATATCCGTGATCGGGTTGGAGATGCAGAAAACGGAAGGAAAACACTCGCCATCCTATTTGGCCATAAAGGTGCTGTGCGTTTTCTAATTTCACTGTTCGCAGGTGCTTATGCTCTGACAATCACCTTTATTTTATTCGGCTTTTTACCATACTGGGCGTTGATCAGCTTATTCAGTGTCCGCAAAGCTGTTGATGCAATAAAAGGGTTTAAAGGAAAATCCGAACCTCTTGAAATGCTGCCTGCAATGAAGGCGACCGCTCAAACGAATACCGTGTATGGGCTGCTTTTAGGAATATCATTATTATTACAACTTTATATCCCGCTAGGATAA
- a CDS encoding isochorismate synthase, protein MLHTKTSHIEEIIGEAIEKARHYTEPQLISVVDQIDYIDAYQFMDHGQVVDYHRLFWRSAEEDFTMVGVGTASKLFATSERRFKEVQSLWNEIREHAVIYNRYGEKGTGVVAIGGFSFDSKQKNASPWEAFPDSQMTIPAYLLTNKSGKSFLTTNVMIFPEDHQQQIVNQIADHHEKLLSLTDHDFQLPERTNTSEVAPELWKASVKEATDDIKKGLLEKVVLARELRISFSEPVQIAGVLKALAESQDNSYIFGFESEGDYFVGATPERLAKVDKRELISTCLAGTVPRGGTEEEDQHLGRDLLHDPKNRQEHQFVVEMIKEAVEACATNVDIPEEPVLYPLKNLQHLYTPVRATLDEGYTILDVIEKLHPTPALGGLPQQSSVEYIRHHETLNRGWYAGPIGWFDDHNNGEFAVAIRSALIQNDSASLFAGCGVVEDSDPQAEYEETAVKLKPMLSVLGGY, encoded by the coding sequence ATGCTTCATACAAAGACATCTCATATAGAGGAGATTATCGGCGAAGCTATTGAAAAAGCACGTCATTATACAGAGCCGCAATTAATCAGCGTAGTCGATCAAATTGATTATATCGATGCTTATCAGTTCATGGATCATGGACAAGTAGTCGATTATCATCGTTTGTTTTGGCGAAGCGCAGAAGAGGATTTCACTATGGTGGGCGTTGGAACGGCGAGTAAGTTATTCGCGACAAGTGAGCGTCGCTTCAAAGAAGTGCAATCACTTTGGAATGAAATCCGTGAACACGCGGTAATCTATAATCGATATGGTGAAAAAGGAACAGGAGTTGTTGCCATAGGAGGCTTCAGCTTTGATTCCAAACAAAAAAATGCTTCACCCTGGGAGGCTTTTCCGGATAGTCAAATGACAATCCCTGCCTATCTTCTAACTAATAAAAGCGGAAAATCATTTTTAACGACCAATGTAATGATTTTTCCTGAAGATCATCAGCAGCAGATCGTCAATCAGATCGCTGATCATCATGAAAAGCTTTTAAGTTTAACGGATCATGATTTCCAGCTGCCTGAGAGGACAAATACTTCAGAAGTGGCACCAGAACTTTGGAAGGCATCCGTAAAAGAGGCAACAGACGATATTAAAAAAGGGCTTCTGGAAAAAGTCGTCCTTGCCCGTGAATTGCGTATAAGCTTCAGTGAGCCTGTACAAATCGCTGGCGTTTTAAAGGCTTTGGCAGAATCACAAGACAATAGTTATATTTTTGGCTTTGAAAGTGAAGGTGATTATTTCGTAGGTGCTACCCCAGAGCGACTTGCGAAAGTTGACAAACGTGAACTAATATCCACGTGTCTTGCTGGCACCGTCCCCAGGGGAGGAACGGAAGAGGAAGATCAGCATCTTGGCCGTGACCTGCTGCATGATCCGAAAAACCGTCAGGAACACCAATTTGTCGTCGAAATGATAAAAGAAGCGGTGGAAGCCTGTGCTACGAATGTCGATATCCCTGAAGAACCAGTCTTGTATCCACTAAAAAATTTACAGCATCTGTACACTCCAGTACGGGCCACGTTAGATGAAGGATACACGATATTGGATGTCATTGAAAAACTCCATCCAACACCTGCTCTTGGGGGGCTCCCTCAGCAAAGTTCGGTCGAGTACATCCGGCATCATGAAACTTTAAATCGAGGATGGTATGCTGGACCGATCGGGTGGTTTGATGATCATAATAATGGAGAATTCGCCGTAGCAATCCGATCGGCTTTAATTCAGAATGACAGCGCCTCTTTATTTGCAGGATGTGGAGTTGTAGAAGATTCAGATCCACAAGCAGAGTATGAGGAGACAGCCGTCAAGTTGAAACCGATGTTGTCTGTTTTAGGGGGATATTAA